In Streptomyces chartreusis, the following proteins share a genomic window:
- a CDS encoding GlxA family transcriptional regulator: MSASRLHRVAVLVLDGAKPLDVGIPAQVFTTRASMPYEVRVCGAAPGLVTGGDGLAYYVDHGLDALAWADIVFVPGYRHPDCDDPPRAVIDALIAAHDRGARLAAISTGAFALAATGLLDGRRATTHWHYTRALVARHPLVQVDENVLFVDEGSVLTSAGAASGIDLCLHILRGDLGVAASNHAARRLVAAPYRSGGQAQYVPRSVPEPLGERFADTREWALHRLGEPLTLDSLARQAGVSPRTFSRRFVDETGYTPMQWVMRARIDLARELLERSERSVEQIAADVGLGTGANLRLHFQRILGTTPSEYRRTFTRGE; this comes from the coding sequence GTGTCAGCCTCCCGCCTGCATCGCGTCGCCGTCCTCGTGCTCGATGGTGCCAAGCCCTTGGATGTCGGAATTCCGGCGCAGGTTTTCACGACCCGCGCGAGCATGCCGTACGAAGTGCGGGTGTGCGGGGCGGCTCCCGGCCTTGTGACGGGCGGCGACGGCCTGGCGTACTACGTCGACCACGGCCTCGACGCGCTCGCGTGGGCCGACATCGTCTTCGTCCCCGGCTACCGGCACCCGGACTGTGACGACCCGCCGCGGGCCGTCATCGACGCACTGATCGCAGCACACGACCGGGGCGCGCGGCTCGCCGCCATCTCGACCGGCGCCTTCGCGCTCGCCGCCACCGGCCTGCTCGACGGCAGGCGCGCCACGACGCACTGGCACTACACGCGGGCACTCGTGGCCAGGCACCCGCTCGTCCAGGTCGACGAGAACGTGCTGTTCGTCGACGAGGGCAGCGTGCTCACCTCGGCAGGCGCCGCCTCCGGGATCGACCTGTGCCTGCACATCCTGCGCGGCGACCTCGGAGTGGCCGCCTCCAACCACGCGGCCCGGCGTCTGGTCGCGGCCCCCTACCGCAGCGGCGGCCAGGCCCAGTACGTGCCGCGCAGCGTCCCCGAGCCGCTCGGCGAGCGGTTCGCCGACACCCGCGAGTGGGCGTTGCACCGCCTCGGCGAGCCCCTCACCCTCGACTCGCTGGCGCGGCAGGCGGGGGTCTCGCCGCGCACGTTCTCCCGGCGCTTCGTGGATGAGACCGGCTACACGCCGATGCAGTGGGTGATGCGCGCCCGCATCGACCTGGCCCGCGAACTGCTGGAGCGGTCGGAGCGCAGCGTGGAACAGATCGCCGCCGACGTCGGGCTCGGCACCGGCGCGAACCTGCGCCTGCACTTCCAGCGCATCCTCGGCACCACACCGAGCGAGTACCGGCGCACCTTCACCCGCGGCGAGTAA